Proteins found in one Labrenzia sp. VG12 genomic segment:
- the murI gene encoding glutamate racemase, producing MSDTGPVLFFDSGLGGLTVLREARYLLPYEQFLYVADDAAFPIGRWQETELKARLLTLFDDLIARHAPKAVVIACNTAFTLAGEALREAHPGLPFVGTVPAIKPAAERTSSGLISVLATPGTVRRTYTKSLIDSFAGKCHVRLVGSDALAELAERHLRGDRVADEELLAEISDCFLEQDGLRTDIVVLACTHYPFLANRFRKIAPWPVDWLDPAEAIARQLVRVLGEGAATQPSQGPDRAVFTSNPKEAALIRLLAGFGLALV from the coding sequence GTGAGCGACACGGGACCGGTTCTGTTTTTCGATTCAGGTCTTGGCGGGCTCACGGTTCTGCGCGAGGCGCGCTACCTGCTGCCCTACGAGCAGTTCCTTTACGTTGCCGATGATGCCGCCTTCCCGATCGGACGCTGGCAGGAGACGGAGCTGAAAGCACGGCTCCTGACGCTGTTTGACGATTTGATCGCCCGCCATGCCCCGAAGGCTGTGGTCATTGCCTGCAACACGGCTTTCACGCTGGCTGGAGAAGCCCTGAGAGAAGCCCATCCCGGTCTGCCTTTTGTCGGCACCGTTCCGGCGATCAAACCGGCGGCAGAACGGACGTCTTCCGGGCTGATTTCGGTTCTGGCGACACCTGGGACCGTGCGCCGGACCTATACCAAGAGCCTGATCGACAGCTTTGCCGGCAAGTGCCATGTGCGTCTGGTCGGGTCCGACGCGCTGGCAGAGCTTGCCGAACGGCATCTGCGCGGCGACAGGGTCGCTGACGAAGAGCTGCTGGCGGAGATTTCCGACTGTTTCCTGGAGCAGGACGGACTGCGGACGGATATCGTCGTGCTCGCCTGCACGCACTATCCGTTTCTCGCCAATCGGTTCCGCAAGATTGCCCCCTGGCCGGTTGACTGGCTGGATCCGGCCGAGGCCATTGCCCGCCAGTTGGTGCGTGTTCTGGGTGAAGGGGCCGCGACGCAGCCGTCGCAGGGGCCGGACCGGGCTGTCTTCACGTCGAACCCGAAGGAGGCCGCGCTGATCCGGCTTCTGGCCGGCTTCGGGCTGGCTCTCGTCTGA